ATCTGCGTGATACCTCAGCGCCCGATCGGCCAGCCCTGCCGCCGGAGTTTTTCGAGTTACCGCTGCGGGAAGCGCGCGAAGCCTTCGAACGCATCTACTTTGAAAATCTGCTCGGCCGCGAGTCAAGCAACATGAGCCGCGTGGCCGACAAAGCCGGCCTCGAACGCACCCATCTTTACCGCAAGCTCAAGCAGCTCAATATCCGCTTCCCGCGCCGCGTTCCGGCCGAATAGCGCGTCTCTCCCTCAAATATCAATCAAGGAGTTGGCGCTTTTGACAAGTGCCAGGCCGTGTCATGTCATCGCGAAGCTGGCTTCTGTTTCTGGTCCCGGTTCTTATCTGGTCCACCACCTTCTATGCCATTACCCTGCAGCTCGGCAGCGTAACCACGCCAACCTATGCCGTCGCGTTGCGCTTCGGCTTCGCGGCGATATTGCTGTTCGGCTGGCTCGCACTCCAGCGCGAACCCATGCAACTGGCATCAGGCATTCATCCCTGGGTTCTCGCTTCGGGATTGACGTCGTACGGCATCAGCTACGTGCTCACCTATGTGGCCGAGGAATCGATTCCGTCGGGGCTGGTTGCTATCGCCTACACCCTGATGGTTTTTTTGACACCCGCCATCGCATTTTTCGCTTATCGCACGGCTGTTACGCGTCGTACCTGGCTTGGCGGTAGCCTGGGTGTGGCCGGGGTGGCGCTCTGCTTCCTGCCGGATTTGCTGGGTGCAGCGAAACCGCCCAGCGCATTCGTCTGGGGCATGGTTGCAATGGTGGTAGCTGCGTTGACGTCGAGCGTTGGCGCTGTCTGCTCCATCAAGTTGAACCGGATGCAAGTGCCGGTGGTGACCTACACCGCGTGGGCAATGATGTATGGCGCGATAGCAACGGCCCTCTACGGAGCCTTATCGGGGCAATCATTGCAGCTGGATGGGCGCTTGAGTTTCTGGCTTGCCTTCCTCTACCTTTCGGTCGCCGGAACCATCATTGCCTTTCTCTGTTACCTCACTTTACTCAAGCATGAGGGCACGGCCCGCGCGATGTACATATCCGTGCTGTCGCCGGTCGGTGCGGTGATTGTT
This is a stretch of genomic DNA from Casimicrobium huifangae. It encodes these proteins:
- a CDS encoding DMT family transporter, producing MSSRSWLLFLVPVLIWSTTFYAITLQLGSVTTPTYAVALRFGFAAILLFGWLALQREPMQLASGIHPWVLASGLTSYGISYVLTYVAEESIPSGLVAIAYTLMVFLTPAIAFFAYRTAVTRRTWLGGSLGVAGVALCFLPDLLGAAKPPSAFVWGMVAMVVAALTSSVGAVCSIKLNRMQVPVVTYTAWAMMYGAIATALYGALSGQSLQLDGRLSFWLAFLYLSVAGTIIAFLCYLTLLKHEGTARAMYISVLSPVGAVIVSVLWEGLRPQALTWAGILISMAGAWITLVSKKA